The Desulfitobacterium chlororespirans DSM 11544 DNA segment ATTCCCTCCCCCCTCCTTTACTCCCATCCTTTACCCCCATCCCTGCGGATCATCTTCATATAATGATCCACCAGGGTGTCACCGTAACGGCCGACCACATTGCCTTCCGGGGCAAACAAATCGCCGTTGGCCAGATAATAGTGAACCAACCCTACCCAGGTATTGAAAAGGAAATAGAGGGGAAGGTCGATACTTTGACCCGACCCTATTTCCCGCTGGGCCACCTGGCTGAAGTGAAAGGAAATAGCGGATTGAATGGAAACCCAGACATCCCTTGCCTCAGGCGGCAACAGCCGGTTCTCAATCACCAGCCTGGCATAAAAAGGTTCAAATTCCCCAATTCCGGCCAGATGTGCCGCCAGAAGTTCTTCCATATGCTCGCAGGTGCCTGCCGCCTCATGGGTACGCCGGGCAATCCTCTCTCCATAGGTTTCGATCACTTCCGTGATCAGCATTTCCTGGGTCTGAAAATGG contains these protein-coding regions:
- a CDS encoding TetR/AcrR family transcriptional regulator, with protein sequence MKKSNRQLQKEQTKEALLKAAYQLFAKQGIMNTRMSDIAQAAGVSHGTVFAHFQTQEMLITEVIETYGERIARRTHEAAGTCEHMEELLAAHLAGIGEFEPFYARLVIENRLLPPEARDVWVSIQSAISFHFSQVAQREIGSGQSIDLPLYFLFNTWVGLVHYYLANGDLFAPEGNVVGRYGDTLVDHYMKMIRRDGGKGWE